Below is a genomic region from candidate division WOR-3 bacterium.
CGAAGGTGATCTTGTTATCGCCAAGACCCAGGACGGCAATTATGTGAAGATCCATGTCGATGCACTCGATGATACACTCAATTATACAGTTACCATTACTTACGCCTACCAGAATATTGCGAACTATCCTCATTTCTCCGAATAATGGATGAAGACGGTTTTAAGGGGCGGCTTTGCCGCCCCTTTTTATTTTTTAAATTCTGCGGCGTGATTAAAATCTTTTAATCTGCAGTCTCTTTTTCCACCCAGTCAAGATAAGCATCTAAACCGTTTTGAATACCCCAGGATATTATTTCCGGAACTTCATAGGGATGGTTGTCCTTGATATATTGCTCGACCTTTTTATAATGCGATTTCCTGGTTTTGATGAAAGCTCCGTATTCACTCTCCTCTTCGATCTTTTCCTGCCAGGTGAAGATCGACTGCAACTTGAAGATATTTCCGCAGGCGGCGAGCTTCTCTTTAACCAGCCCGTTTATTATATGCTTTGCGGTCTTTAAATCAGGGAAAGTGGTGTATATGACGATCTTTTCAATCTTCATTTAAACCGCCACAATAAGAGCATCGTTACATTGAAATATATAAGGAGGGTGGTCGTATCGAGTATCGTGGCGATCAACGGTCCGGACATCAACGCCGGATCAACGCCCGCCCTTTTGAATAAGATCGGAAGGACTCCGCCGAGTGATGTTGCGATGACGATCGCGATGATCATGGCGACCGCGACGGTGAAACCGAGCATCACGTCGCCCTGGAGGAGCACTGCACGCAGTGCGGTTATGACTCCGGCGATTATCCCCATTAGTATACCGATAAGGAATTCTTTTCTGACCACCTGCCATACGTCGGACAGCTTTATTTCACCGGTGGCGAGGCCGCGCACAACGACCGTCGCCGCCTGAGTGCCGGCGCTGCCGCTTGTATTCATTAATATCGGAATGAAAAAACTGAGGGTGACGATGCTCGATAATAAGAATGAATAATGTTCGAGCACACTTCCTGAGATAAACCCGGCAAGGGCGAGAATGATCAGCCAGATGACCCTTTTCTGGGCGACGTGCAGGGGATTGGCTGATAGATACTCTTCAGTGACTCCGGCGGCACCGAAATGGTAGATGTCTTCACTCGCTTCTTCCTGAATCACGTCGAGTACATCGTCGACGGTGATCACTCCTTTAATTCTTCCCAGTTTATCCAGTACAGGCAGGGCGGGTTCATCGTATTTTTCAAAGATATGCGCGACCTCTTCCTGGTCCATATCCAGACCCACGCTGATGAATGAACTGTCCATCACTTTTTCGACCTTTTTCTGGGGAGTCGCCGTCAAAAGATCCTTCAAAGGAATGATTCCTTTCAACCGTCCCACCTTATCGACGACATAGATATTCTGGATGAAGTCGATGTCTTTCGCTTTTTGCCTCAGTTCCCTCAGCACATAACCGATCTTTACATCTTCAGGTACGGTGATGAAGTCGGTGGTCATAAGACCGCCGGCGGTATTCTGTTTGTAGGCGAGCAGTTCGCGGGCTCTTAATTGTTCTTCTTCTTCCAGAAGGGGGATGAGTTTTGCGGTTTCTTCTTCGGGCAGGATTGCAAAGAGGTCGGTTCGGTCATCAGGAGACATTTCATTCAATATTTCTTTTTTCTTCTCAGCGGAGATTACATTGAGCAGTTCGATCATCTGATCTTCTTTCAGGAATTCAAAGATGTCGGCGGCGAATTTGGTGTCGACCGCGTTGAAGAGAGTCAGTTGTTCATCCAGGGTCAATTCCTGCCAGATATCGGCGATGTCGGCGGGTTCGAAATATGATGCGACCTTTTTTATCACCCGTTTCTTTTTGCCGGCTATCAGTTCCTTGATTTCAGGAAGAATAAAACGCATGCATTAGTTTATTCCAAAAATCAATGGAGTCAATAGGATGATTCGATTTTGTATTTACAGTTGACAATCTATTTCTCTATGGTATAATTGAATAATGGAGAAAGTCATAAAACGCGACGGCACGGTAGTGGATTTTTCGCCGGAAAAGATTTACACGGCGATTGAAAAGGCATTGAAGGCGACAGGAGAAGACCCTGCACTTGCCAAACCTATCGGTGATGCGGTAATTGATGAGTTGAAGAGGAGATTCGGTTTGTTGAAACCGACGGTTGAAGACATCCAGGATGTTGTGGAACAGGAACTTATCAGACACGAGAAACACAACACCGCCAAAGCGTATATACTCTACCGCCAGCGCCGTGCTTCTTTACGTATGGAAAAGGAGATTCTCGGCATAAAAGATACCTTGAAACTACCTTTGAATAGTCTGCGGATTTTAGAAGCGAGATATTTACGGAGAGACGCCCGTACAGGTAAGATTGAATCCCCCGCCGAAATGTTTCAAAGGGTGGCACATGCCGTTGCCCAGGCCGACGCCAACTATGGTGCGGACAGCAGGGAGAGTGAAGAGCGTTTTTACGGCATCATGGCGAATCTGGAGTTCTTACCGAA
It encodes:
- a CDS encoding divalent-cation tolerance protein CutA, translating into MKIEKIVIYTTFPDLKTAKHIINGLVKEKLAACGNIFKLQSIFTWQEKIEEESEYGAFIKTRKSHYKKVEQYIKDNHPYEVPEIISWGIQNGLDAYLDWVEKETAD
- the mgtE gene encoding magnesium transporter, producing MRFILPEIKELIAGKKKRVIKKVASYFEPADIADIWQELTLDEQLTLFNAVDTKFAADIFEFLKEDQMIELLNVISAEKKKEILNEMSPDDRTDLFAILPEEETAKLIPLLEEEEQLRARELLAYKQNTAGGLMTTDFITVPEDVKIGYVLRELRQKAKDIDFIQNIYVVDKVGRLKGIIPLKDLLTATPQKKVEKVMDSSFISVGLDMDQEEVAHIFEKYDEPALPVLDKLGRIKGVITVDDVLDVIQEEASEDIYHFGAAGVTEEYLSANPLHVAQKRVIWLIILALAGFISGSVLEHYSFLLSSIVTLSFFIPILMNTSGSAGTQAATVVVRGLATGEIKLSDVWQVVRKEFLIGILMGIIAGVITALRAVLLQGDVMLGFTVAVAMIIAIVIATSLGGVLPILFKRAGVDPALMSGPLIATILDTTTLLIYFNVTMLLLWRFK